A region of the Pricia mediterranea genome:
GGATTTGGCTGTTCTTGGCGTAACGTTCACTCAAATCGGCAATCCTATTCCAAAAATCATCCGCGCCAAAATCAAAGCGCTCTTCGTTGAACGGCGAGGTGAACAAGGTCAGCATTTCCTTGAAAAGCGCTTTAAAGAATTTGAGCTCTTCTGGAGTATCGGTCTCGGTAAGAATCTCCAATTCGTACATTTTTTCGGTAAAAATGGCATCGTTCTCAATGCTCTCTTTCTTCGCCAGTTCAAAATACGGAACGTAGAAACTATCAGGTACTACCTTTATGCACCCAAAATCGATAGCGATCAAGGTTTCATTATCGCTGACCAAAAAGTTGCCGGGGTGGGGATCAGCATGCACTTTTCGCAACCCGTGAATCTGATACATGTAAAAATCCCAAAGAGTTTGACCTAGGGAATTACCGAGTTCTTGGGAAAAGTCCGTTTTTGCAAAGTCACTGAGATGCTGCCCGTACATCCAATCCATCGTAATAATACGCTCGCTGGACAGTTCCTTATAGTATTTCGGAAATTCCAAATTGGGAATAATCCCACACTTTTCGGTAATCTCTTCGCTCTGTTCAAGCTCGAGGATGTAATTGGTCTCCTCGATAAGCTTATTCTCGATTTCCTTAAAATATTTGTCCGAGTCTTTCCCTTGAAGGTTAAACATTCTGATGGCTATCGGCTTGACCAGCGCCAAGTCACTACTTATACTTTCGGCGACCCCGGGATATTGGATCTTCACGGCCAACTCTTTCCCGTCTTTGGTCGCCTTATGTACTTGTCCGATACTCGCGGCGTTGATGGAGTCGCTTTCGAAAGTATCGAAGAGGTCTTCGGGGTACTGATCAAGATATTTTTTAAATGTCTTGCGCACCAAGGGAGCGGAAAGTGGAGGCACCGAAAATTGGGAGAGCGAAAATTTTTCCACATAGGCCCTCGGCAAAAGATTTTTTTCCATGCTCAACATCTGGGCTACCTTTAAGGCACTGCCCTTAAGACTTTTGAGCCCATCGTAGATATCTCCGGCATTGTCCTCATCGAGTTCGGTGCGGTTCAAATCGGGGTTGACCAAACGCTTGCCGTAATATTTCAGATAGTTACCACCGATCTTGGCACCGGTCTTCACCAGTTTGCCGGCGCGTTCAATTTTTCCGGTCGGTATGTTGTCAAGGGTCTTCATAGGGTCGTACTATCATTAGCGTTGTTCGTAATCTGGGATGAGAAGATGGGTCAGCGTTCAGTACATCTATTTGCATCCCCACTTCCTAATATCGGTTTTCTTCGCTCTAATCTTTGCTCTCCGTGCTCTCCCCATCTACCGTTTCTCAGGCAAAGGTCTCCTTGTACAAAAACTTTCCAAGATCGATCACATTCTCAAGGGGCGTATTATCGAACACGTCGAACACTGTGTTAATGGATTTCTCGATAACCATATCGGTTTTTTCAAAGCCGGGCGAACCGTCCTTCATCCAAAATTTGAGCACGAAAAGGAACTGCAGCCATGCCCCTTCCGAGAAAAGGGTGGGACTATGTTGAGTAATTTTCGAGTTTTTTTCCGCATTTCCCTCATCGATCAGATCGGTGGCAAAACCCTTGATATGATTTCTAAGACCTTTTAATTGCCGCATATTTTTTAACCCTCCGTTGTTCTCTTGCAGCGCAAAAAGCACATAGCTCCGATTCAGGGTCATCATCTCAAAGAAGGTAAAGAAAAATGTGAGCATTTTATCCTTATTGGTAAAACCCTCGTACTCTTTGTTTTTGAGCAACAAGCTTTCCGTATTCGTATAGAACTTGTTCCAGATTTCTTTTTGGATACCTTCAATCGAGCCGAAGAACCGATAAAAATCCGCTTCCTCAATGCTGTTCTTTTTACAGAGCTTGTAGATGGATTTGGGCACCGTTTCATGCTCGAGCACATAATCCATATACAAGGCTATTATCTCATCTTCAGTAATCTTTTTCGCCTTGGTTCTTGTTTTCGCCATCTCGTTTTTTTTAGTATGTTGGATCTGATTTTTCAATGTTGAACCAGCATCATTTAAAAGTAGATATTTTCGCCTTCGATTCGTGTTAAGGGCTTACCAATTAATATGCGATTCTCGCCCATGGCAATTGTAAAGACTTTCTGCAAAACGAAAGGAGACCCTATTATTCTTACGGATCTTCAACCTCCTCGGCCTGCCAACAAAAACGTGCCCCCGTTGAAAAGGACACGTTTTCACAACCTAACCAATAAATAATCAAAACATGATTATGTGAAAAAAATCTTTTTCATAGCATTCTTCCCATAATCGATTCAAATATAATAAAAATGTTTAATTAATTATAATATTCTTTAAACAAATAAATGTTAAAATTGATTTTACAAGCTGATTTTAGTTCAAATTCCTTTTGTATGGTCCGAGAAACAGTATGATAGCGATACTGGGGCTTAAATCAATATGTCAGTTTGTCACTATCATCAGGTGTGGTATTTTTTTTGACCCATTGCATTGAATCGAGTAAAATACCGCGCAAACCAGGTTTTTTTGCAACACGCGTTTTCCATCGGTATTTAACCATTCACAAAAGTCCTGCCGAAGTGCAGGACAGAGGAAGAGTACTATAATAAATAAAACACAATTTTATGGCAACAGGTAAGATTAACGTTTCAGTGGAAAATATTTTTCCGCTGATCAAGAAGTTTTTATACAGCGACCACGAGATTTTTCTGAGGGAGTTGATTTCCAACGCGACCGACGCAACGCTAAAACTGAAGCACCTCGCCGCTATCGGAGAAGCGAAGGTGGATTACGGCCATCCCATCATAGAGGTCAAGGTCGATAAAGAAGGGAAAAAATTACATATCATCGACCAGGGTATAGGTATGACCGAGGAAGAGGTCAAGAAATACATCAACGATATTGCTTTCTCCGGGGCAGAGGAGTTTTTGAACAAGTATGAGGACGGTGCAAAGGACTCGGGGATTATCGGACATTTCGGCCTCGGATTCTATTCCGCCTTTATGGTCGCCGAGAAGGTCGAGATATTGACCAAAAGCTACAAGAAGGATGCCGAGCCGGTACATTGGAGCTGTGACGGGTCGCCTAATTTCACCTTGACCGAAGGAAAGAAAGAGGACCATGGTACGGAAATCATTCTCCATATCGCGGAAGATTCTACCGAGTTCTTGGAGGATAACCGCATCAGCGAACTGCTTAAAAAGTACAATAAGTTTATGCCGATCCCCATCAAGTTCGGCACCAAAACGGAAACGCTTCCCAAACCGGAAGACGCTAAGGAAGATGATCCCGCCCCTACCCAGGAAGTCGATAATATTATTAACAATCCCGACCCGGCGTGGACCAAACAGCCCACCGAACTGGAGGAAAAGGACTATAAGGAGTTCTACCGCGAGCTGTATCCCATGCAGTTCGAGGAGCCTTTGTTCCACATTCATTTGAACGTGGACTATCCGTTCAATTTAACGGGAATACTGTATTTCCCAAAGTTGACCAATGACCTCAACATCCAGAAAGACAAGATTCAACTCTATCAGAACCAGGTCTTTGTGACCGACAATGTCGAGGGCATCGTTCCCGAATTCCTGACCATGCTGCGCGGGGTCATCGATTCCCCTGACATCCCATTGAACGTATCTCGGTCTTATTTACAAGCCGATGGGGCGGTCAAGAAGATAGCATCCTATATCACCCGAAAGGTGGCGGACAAATTGAATTCCCTCTTCAAAGACAACCGGGAGGATTTCGAGAAGAAGTGGAACGACATCAAGATCGTTATCGAATACGGGATGCTCTCCGAGGATAAATTTTACGACAAGGCGGAAAAATTTGCGCTTTATCCGACCGTAGATGGTGACTATTTCACCTTCGAAGAGTTGCAGGAAAAAGTAAAGGACAAGCAAACGGATAAGGACGATAAGCTTGTTATTCTCTATGCATCCGACAAGGAAGCACAGCACAGTTATATTCAAGCGGCCAAGGCCAAAGGCTACGAAGTGTTGCTCCTCGATTCGCCGATTATCGGCCACCTGATGCAAAAGATGGAAACCTCGAAAGATAAGGTTTCTTTCGCCCGCGTCGACGCCGATCAAGTGGACAACCTCATCAAAAAAGAAGATACGGCCATCAGTAAACTCTCCGACGAGGAAAAAGAAAAGTTGAAATCCAACCTCGAAGAGGTCATCGAGAACAAGGGCTACACCGTACAGCTTGAGGCGATGGACAGTGATGCTTCACCCTTTATTATCACCGAACCCGAGTTTATGCGCCGTATGAAGGAAATGCAACAGACCGGGGGTGGCGGCATTATGGGGATGGGCAATATGCCCGAAATGTACAATCTGGTCGTTAATACCAATCACGAACTGGTCGGGGAGATCCTGAACACCAAGACCGCCAAAAAACGCCAGCGTCTCATTAACCAGTCCATCGACCTTGCCCGGCTTTCGAAAGGCTTGCTGAAAGGCGAGGAACTGACGAATTTTATCAATCGAAGTTACGAGATGGTGAAGTGATCTTAGACGTTAGACGCTAGACGTTAGAATGTAAGAAAAATCCGCTTCCAAAATTTGAAGCGGATTTTTTTATGGAATTTCTAGCAGGTCGGACAAAGCAATAGCCAAGTTCGGGTATTCTATTGTCATCCAATGGTGAGGTACACAAAAACCGCGTAGCTGGATACCAGCACCAGGCCATCGCGCCAGTTGAGCCGGAGGCCTTTCGGAAAAAATACCAGAGGCAGGATCAAGAACGAGATACCGAGCATCCAAAAGATATCGCTGGTCAACAACCTTTGATCTATCACGCGAATGGGTGTTATGATGGAAGTGATGCCTAGAACGGCCAGGAGGTTGAAGATGTTCGATCCGATCAAGTTGCCCAAAGAAATCGCTTTTTCCTTTTTGAGGACCGCGATAATCGAGGCCGCCAGTTCGGGGATGCTGGTGCCTATAGAGACTACCGTTACCCCGATTACCCGTTCACTGACCCCGAAAACGGTCGCCATGCCTACCGCACCGTCGATAAGCAATTCCGAACCGCCCCAAAGCGCCGTGCCCCCGACACCTAGAAGCAGCATCGTCTTCCATAACGGCAGAAATTGATCATCTCCGGGCATCTCATCGACAACTGCCGGTTTTTGGAACCGCAGCAGATAGATCAAGAACAAAAAGAGCGCGACTACCATAATGATGCCCTCGTATTGCACCAATGTTCCGTCGAAAAATATGAATATGAAGAACAGGAGTGACGCCAGCATCATGACCGGCCAATCCGTCGTATAAAAACTTCGGTTCACCTCGATGCTTCCCAACAGTGTGGTAACACCCAAGACCAGACCCAAATTGGCTATGTTGGAGCCGACCACGTTGCCCAAGGCTAAATCCGGAAAACCCTGTAAAGCGGATTTGATGCTCACAATAAGCTCAGGCGCTGAGGTGGCGAGGGAAACCACGGTCATGCCAATAACAATTTTAGGAATGCTCAGTCGCATCGAAAGCGCTACCGCAGATTTTAAAAGCCAGTTACCTCCTGTAATCAAAAGCACTAGTCCGAGGCCTATATAAAGAAAGTTTTGCATTAAAAAGATTGTGGAAGCCTCCGCAAATATAGGTGAAGATTTTTGTTCTTTGTCAGTGTCTGTTCGAGGAAGAGAATATGCGGACATGAAATTCGATGTGCCAATGCACTCCATTTAGGTTCGCTATATTTGTATAAATTCAATGGGATGAAAAAAGCTTTCTTTCGATTCTTGGCCAAAATCAATAAAACCCTTCTTCCCTCCTACTCCAAAAGAAATCTGGATTTAGCAAAAGCATCGAAATTTCAGATGGCCATTATCGGATGGAGGTATTACGTAACAAAGAACGCGTTGGGCTAAAGGCAATTGTACTTCTCTTTGACACGGAAACGAACCAAAAGCGCCAAACCAGACCATGCAGGGCCAATCTCTCCACATCCATTGCCTTATCGATAGCGCATTAAGGTCCGAATTTCGTATCCATTGAGCTTCTCCTCACCGTTCAATAATTCCAGCACCATCAAAAAATTACATTGTACGACCTCGCCCCCTAAACGTTCTACGAGTTCACAGGTCGCCTTGGCCGTGCCGCCGGTAGCCAACACATCGTCGTGAACCAAAACCCGGTCTCCCGCTTGGATAGCATCTTTATGTATTTCCAAAGTATCCGTGCCATATTCAAGGCCATAAGTGATACTGATTTTGTCCGCGGGCAGTTTCGCTGGTTTGCGTACGGGCACAAAGCCGGCCTTCAATTTTAGCGCCAACAGGGAGGCGAAGAAAAATCCGCGACTCTCCATGCCGACCACCTTATCGATCTTTTGGTTCCCTACGAGCTCCATTAGCGCATTTGCAGCCTCCTCCATAGCAATGGGACTGTTCAGAAGTGGGGTAATATCCTTAAAAACGATTCCTTTGGACGGAAAGTCAGGGATTTCGCGGATGTATTGTTTTAAGTTCATTTAAACGGCTCGGTTATTTTGCGGTAAATGTAAAAAGAAATATATTTGCAGCCCCATTAAACTAGGGGCCACTAGGGTCCTGTGGCGCAACTGGATAGCGCATCTGACTACGAATCAGAAGGTTACAGGTTCGAATCCTGTCAGGATCACGACACTCGACAGACCACGTCCCTTTTTCGGGGGCGTGGTCCTTTTTTTGCAAAGCCCTCGAGCCAAATCTTGAAAGGTCGCAACGGAACAAAGAACCAAAGGCGGTAGCCCGTGGTCTGCCATTTGCAACCTTGAGGCCAAAAGGAAAACCGAAGGTAATCCTTTCAAGATTGCGACACTCGACAGACCACGTCCCTTTTTACGGGGCGTGGCCGCACTGTCTTTTCGGGCATTGTACAAGTCTAAATACTTCCCCCACCTCAATTATTTCATATACTCCTGCCATTGCACGATGACATATTTATACTTGCCGTCGCGTTGTACGGAAAGAAACCCGTAATCATAACAGAAAAGATAGACATCGCCCTTCTTCGTCTTCCAATAATGGGTGAAAAAATTCGGGTTGAACCCCAGGGCGATCAATTCGGACTTTCTTATGGTCGTATACCCTGACCTGTTATACCGCTTCAGCAGTTTTCGGTTTATTTTCAATTGTCTATCCACACTTAGGAAGAACTTCTCGTTCTCTCGGCGGTTCTCGTATTGGTTTATCGATTTGCACTTTGTCGAACAGAACAATTTGTCAGAGCGCCCCGCTACCGAAGACCCACATACGGGGCATATTTTGGAATTGGCCATAACAGTATATTATACGTATAAGATACCATTAAATTCCATAAACCTAGCTAATATTGACCATGACCACATTAAAATCCATTACCCTATATCACTTGATGATTAACGACTGCAAAATGATCGGTATCAAGTTCTCGCCCGATAGTCTTATTCAAAGTTTGATAAAAGGGTTGCCGAATGTTAAATGGAGCAAGAAGCATAATATGGCCTATATACCCAATACCAAGGGGAATCTAGGAATTGTATTCAACACCTTCAAGGGCCATGTTTGGATAAATTATAATCGGTTTCTGACCAACAGGCCCGTCAAGGCCGGCAGTCAAAGGTCCGACGTAGCGTGGTTCAGAAAAAGAAAACCGGTGCCCGGACATAGACAATGCCCCGAGGAATATCTTCTTAAGCTTGAACTGAAAAGATATTCAGACAGCACCGTGAAGACCTATGTTTCCTTTTTCGAGATGTTCATCAACCATTACCGTGACAAGGATCTTCTCGCGATAAATGAAAGTGACGTACGAAAATATCTTCAACATCTCATAAAAAGAAGTGTGTCCCGTTCCTACCTGAACCAGGCCATAAATGCAATAAAATTTTACTATGAGGTAGTGATGGGGATGCCAAATCGATTTTATGAGATAGAACGGCCAAGAAAGGAATCGAAATTGCCAAAAGTAATCTCAAAAAAAGAGATTTTGTCCATAATAGGGCACACCAACAATATAAAGCACCGTTGTATCATCGAACTTTTGTACGGTTCGGGCCTGCGCCGAAGCGAACTCGTGAACCTGAAGCTGGGTGATATCGACAGTGAAAGAATGCTGGTGCGTGTCGAGAATTCCAAGGGCGGCAAAGATAGGCAGACCCTTCTCTCCAAGACCGCTCTGCTCAATTTGAGAACGTACTATCGTGAATGGCAACCGAAACACTATCTGTTCGAAGGACAAAAGGGTCAAAAATATAGCGGTGAAAGTGTCCTGAAGGTCGTCAAAAATGCAGCTAAAAAGGCCGGTATACGTATCAGGGTCACTCCACACGTGCTGCGCCACAGTTTTGCCACCCATCTTTTGGAATCGGGGGTCGACCTGAGGCGGATACAGGTACTGCTCGGCCACGGTTCGAGCAAAACAACGGAAATATACACCCATGTGGCAACAAATACTTTCGAGAACATAAAAAATCCTTTAGATTAGTGGTGTGGACATAAAAGAAATATAAGTACCGGTACGGATATACAATTGTTGGCAACAATTTCAAATTCCGTAGGGACACACTTCAACGAGGTGTGCGGGAAAAGGGAGGGATACGTTTTTTTGTTGCCCGTACAGGGCCCGACATTGGAGGGTTCTGTGCAAGTAGTCCGGCTTACAGCGTTGAGAGCTCGCTATCAAAACGTTGTCACGTTATGGACTACTTGGTAAAGGACGGTGAAATTTTGGACAAAGTCAAGTTTACCGGCATTTATGGCAAAAAAAAACGTGCGGGTCGGTCCCTGCGGCCACGTTCCTTGCCATTTACAAAAAACATGGCCTTGGGCCGGCACGTTGAAGTATGGACCCGATATGTTCGGAATCCGAAACGGTCCCGGTCACTTTTATCCTTAATTTTGGCGAAAGCCCAAAGATTAAAATAAAAACCGTTGCCAACAGGTATTATAGGCAATGGCCCTGAGCACCTTTATGAAAAGGGGCCACTACCTATACACCAGGCGTTGGCAACAATTTCAGGTTCCGTAAGGACGTTCCGTCCCGAGGTGTGCGGGAAAAAGGGGCCGGGGGATACGTTTTTTTGTTGCCCGTACAGGGCCCGACATTGGAGGGGACTGTGCAAGTAGTCCGGCTTACAGCGTTGAGAGCTCGCTATCAAAACGTTGTCACGTTGGGACTACTTGGTAAAGGACGGTGAAATTTTGAACAAAGTCAAGTTTATCGGCATTTATGGCAAAAAAAAACGTGCGGGTCGGTCCCTGCGGCCACGTTCCTTGCTATTACAAAGAACATGGCCTTGGGCGGTCCCGGGACGAAACGGGGCCGTTTATGTCCGGCACCTGAAACTATAAATGGTTTTCCGTAAGAATCAATCGGGGACGGGGACCAAGCACCGGAGAAAACCTTTGCTAACAGGTATTATAGGCAATGGCCCAGAGCAAGGTTATGGATAGGGGCCACTACCTATACACAGACGTTGGCAACAATTTCAAATTCCGTAGGGACACACTTCAACGAGGTGTGCGGGAAAAGGGAGGGATACGTTTTTTTGTTGCCCGTACAGGGCCCGACATTGGAGGGTTCTGTGCAAGTAGTCCGGCTTACAGCGTTGAGAGCTCGCTATCAAAACGTTGTCACGTTATGGACTACTTGGTAAAGGACGGTGAAATTTTGGACAAAGTCAAGTTTACCGGCATTTATGGCAAAAAAAAACGTGCGGGTCGGTCCCTGCGGCCACGTTCCTTGCCATTTACAAAAAACATGGCCTTGGGCCGGCACGTTGAAGTATGGACCCGATATGTTCGGAATCCGAAACGGTCCCGGTCACTTTTATCCTTAATTTTGGCGAAAGCCCAAAGATTAAAATAAAAACCGTTGCCAACAGGTATTATAGGCAATGGCCCTGAGCACCTTTATGAAAAGGGGCCACTACCTATACACCAGGCGTTGGGCGTCATTGAAACAACAACCAAATGAATAGAACAATACTAAGTCTTGCAATAATTAAAACCCATTGGGATAAGAATAAGGCGGACTACATTGACAATTTCATTCCATTAACAGCCAACCTCTTAAAAGAGAACCAATATAGTGAGGTTGACTTTAACCAGTTTCAAAAAGACTTTCAAGAAAGATATGGCCTGCATATTCCCATCAATGCATTGGTAACAATTTTCAATAGAGCCAAAACCAAGGGACTGGTTTATCGGGAGCACGGTAAAATCTATGTTAAAAAAGAAAATTTACCCGACCATGATTTAGCAATTGCTTCAAAGGATATTGAACGAAAATTTAACCGATTAACTGATACAATTCAAAAATATGCCAAAGACCAACTTGAGACTGACCTCCATAATACTGAGATTGAAGAAGGGCTCTTAAGTTTTTTGAAGGAACATGACTTGGACATCTTATTTGCCGCAAAAGACAAATCTGTGCTCCCTGACGTAAAGCCAAAAAATAAAATAAAATATGTCATTAGTAAGTTTTCCATTCATGCGTATGAAAGTAATCCTCAGATCTTTCAATTTCTATTGGATGTATCCATCGGTCATGCTCTCTCCGGTGCAATTCTCTATTCAGAATTCAATTCCTTTTCTGGGAAATTAAAAGATCTGAATATTTATTTAGACACTCCGATAATCTTGAATCTACTTGGGTTTAACGGAGAATTCAAACAGCAATCTGTTCAGGAATTAATTAACATTCTCGTAGAAGAAAAAGCCAATGTATTTATTCTTGATACTACTCGTGGGGAAGTTGATTCAATTTTATCAGATTGCCACAGGTGGTTAGAAAAGGGAATATACGACCTTGAAAAAGCTTCAAGAGTTTTAAGATATTGCCATAGAAATGGAATAAGTGCAAGTGACTTAGAGCAAACAATGGTAGGTCTTGACAGGTTACTATCCGATAATCAAATTACTTCTACTCGCGTACCTTCTTATGATGAAAAGGAGTTCGTAATTGATGAAGAAAAGCTATCAGATACAATATTTAAAACCTACGGTTCAATTATCGACAATTTTGATTCGGTCCTTGCCGAACAAAAAGGTACAATACAACGAGATGTCAAGGTTCTTTCGGGAATTTATAGGTTCAGAAAAGGACACAATCCAAAGTCTATTAAGGACAGTAAGGCTCTTTTCATAACTTCAAATACTGCGTTAGCTTTTGCAAGTAAACGATTCGAATCGCTTCAGAATGGTTCAAGTTTTACAATCCCAAGTTGCTTAACAGATGTTTTCCTGGGCACGGTAATTTGGTTACAATCACCGCAAAGAGTTGAAACAATAAACTCAAAAAAATTCATGGCCGAATGTTATTCGGCAATTCAACCAAGTGATAAGTTAATCAAGAAGTATTTGGCTGAAATTGAAAAACTAAAATCTAACAACAAAATCAGCAATGACGATTATTACCTATTAAGATCTCATAGGGTTTCAATAAATCTCTTGGAGACTAAAACAATGGGAGACCCTGATGCAATTGATGCAAGTTCGACAGAAGAGATACTTGATGGTATAATTCAGTCCATTAAAGAAAAGGAAGCTAAGAAATTATCTGATGAAATTGAAACCCATAAGCAGACAAAGAAAAAACTTGAGACGCAAGAGGAAAGGGTAAAGACTATCGAGACATCCTTAGAACGGAAATCACTGAGGGTAGCAAGGCTAATTTGGAAGATCTTATTTGGCTTTACCTCATTAATAGTTGCATTTTGCCTGTTTGCAAACTTATTCCCCGATTATTTCAACATTAAGGGAGGAATGAAAGTATTTTTATGGGTTTTAATTGGACTTATGACTCTCTTGAACCTTTTGACAGGATTCAATTTTATGGGTTTAAAGAAGGTGATCATAGGGAAAATTCAGACAAGAGTGCTGAAATGGTTGAAAGAATAGAAAACAACGAACGCCCAACAAAGGCTATAGGCAATGGCGGCTGACACAGTAAAAATGAACATTCAAATACATAACGAACATTCCGTTTCGGTCGACAGTGACGAACTTCAAAACCGCCACTGCCCATAGCCGAGACCGTTACCGAACATATCGCCGAAAATGAATGTTCGGGCGCAATAGAAACGGATAAAAATTGAAAAAAGAGTTTGGTCGGGTGCCGGGGGGCTCCTTTTCCAAGACCGTTCTAGAGGCCGAAAGCGTTGCGCAAGGGACGGGCAGGTGGATTTTCCAAGTCCGCCCGGGCCGGTGCTGTCGGCAGGCCTAAAATGCAGCTCGGCGGGCGCAGGTCGGGGGATTTATACGAATGGCCTTGAAAAAGGGGTTTGGGCGTAAAGCGAAGGCCGGGGCCTTCCGAAGGATCGGGCAGCGACACGTTCGGTAACACCATATATAATCAATGCTCGGGATTTTCCGGTGGAAAATCCACGTGCATTCGCTATCTTAAGTGCGCCGGGGGAAATCCTGCGGATTTCACCAACGCACTGATCATATATTTAACGTTGGCATGCATATCGCCAAAAGTGAATTTCAGGGCGCAATGGATCGCGAGGGTTGCGCTGGAAAAAATCGAGCGGCGCCCGGTCCGGTCCCTCCTTTTCCAAGACCGGCCGGGGTACGCAATCCTATCGCAAGGGGAACGGGTGGACGGACCGGCTTCGTTCCATTTTTGTTTTGGCAGGTGCGGGCTTGCCGCACATAGGCCGATCCGAGACGTCGGGCCGGGGGGACCTGCATCGGCCGGCCTCGGAAAAGGTGTCCAGGCGTGCAGCGAACGTCGTGGCCTATCGCAGGGTTCGGGCGGCGACACGCATGCCAACACTACCTATAATGCATTGCGGGGGATTTCCCTGCAGGAAATCCCGGCCTGTTTGCTAGCTTGGGTGCCGGGCGGAAAAGTCCTGCGGACGTTTTCCGCAACGCATCATAGCTTTACCGTTGGCAACAATTTCAAATTCCGTAG
Encoded here:
- a CDS encoding adenine phosphoribosyltransferase, with product MNLKQYIREIPDFPSKGIVFKDITPLLNSPIAMEEAANALMELVGNQKIDKVVGMESRGFFFASLLALKLKAGFVPVRKPAKLPADKISITYGLEYGTDTLEIHKDAIQAGDRVLVHDDVLATGGTAKATCELVERLGGEVVQCNFLMVLELLNGEEKLNGYEIRTLMRYR
- a CDS encoding TetR family transcriptional regulator C-terminal domain-containing protein encodes the protein MAKTRTKAKKITEDEIIALYMDYVLEHETVPKSIYKLCKKNSIEEADFYRFFGSIEGIQKEIWNKFYTNTESLLLKNKEYEGFTNKDKMLTFFFTFFEMMTLNRSYVLFALQENNGGLKNMRQLKGLRNHIKGFATDLIDEGNAEKNSKITQHSPTLFSEGAWLQFLFVLKFWMKDGSPGFEKTDMVIEKSINTVFDVFDNTPLENVIDLGKFLYKETFA
- a CDS encoding SsrA-binding protein yields the protein MKKAFFRFLAKINKTLLPSYSKRNLDLAKASKFQMAIIGWRYYVTKNALG
- a CDS encoding ABC1 kinase family protein, whose protein sequence is MKTLDNIPTGKIERAGKLVKTGAKIGGNYLKYYGKRLVNPDLNRTELDEDNAGDIYDGLKSLKGSALKVAQMLSMEKNLLPRAYVEKFSLSQFSVPPLSAPLVRKTFKKYLDQYPEDLFDTFESDSINAASIGQVHKATKDGKELAVKIQYPGVAESISSDLALVKPIAIRMFNLQGKDSDKYFKEIENKLIEETNYILELEQSEEITEKCGIIPNLEFPKYYKELSSERIITMDWMYGQHLSDFAKTDFSQELGNSLGQTLWDFYMYQIHGLRKVHADPHPGNFLVSDNETLIAIDFGCIKVVPDSFYVPYFELAKKESIENDAIFTEKMYELEILTETDTPEELKFFKALFKEMLTLFTSPFNEERFDFGADDFWNRIADLSERYAKNSQIRKMNGNRGSKHFLYMNRTFFGLYNLLHDLKATVDVNSYQKFLSE
- a CDS encoding calcium/sodium antiporter, translating into MQNFLYIGLGLVLLITGGNWLLKSAVALSMRLSIPKIVIGMTVVSLATSAPELIVSIKSALQGFPDLALGNVVGSNIANLGLVLGVTTLLGSIEVNRSFYTTDWPVMMLASLLFFIFIFFDGTLVQYEGIIMVVALFLFLIYLLRFQKPAVVDEMPGDDQFLPLWKTMLLLGVGGTALWGGSELLIDGAVGMATVFGVSERVIGVTVVSIGTSIPELAASIIAVLKKEKAISLGNLIGSNIFNLLAVLGITSIITPIRVIDQRLLTSDIFWMLGISFLILPLVFFPKGLRLNWRDGLVLVSSYAVFVYLTIG
- the htpG gene encoding molecular chaperone HtpG, with product MATGKINVSVENIFPLIKKFLYSDHEIFLRELISNATDATLKLKHLAAIGEAKVDYGHPIIEVKVDKEGKKLHIIDQGIGMTEEEVKKYINDIAFSGAEEFLNKYEDGAKDSGIIGHFGLGFYSAFMVAEKVEILTKSYKKDAEPVHWSCDGSPNFTLTEGKKEDHGTEIILHIAEDSTEFLEDNRISELLKKYNKFMPIPIKFGTKTETLPKPEDAKEDDPAPTQEVDNIINNPDPAWTKQPTELEEKDYKEFYRELYPMQFEEPLFHIHLNVDYPFNLTGILYFPKLTNDLNIQKDKIQLYQNQVFVTDNVEGIVPEFLTMLRGVIDSPDIPLNVSRSYLQADGAVKKIASYITRKVADKLNSLFKDNREDFEKKWNDIKIVIEYGMLSEDKFYDKAEKFALYPTVDGDYFTFEELQEKVKDKQTDKDDKLVILYASDKEAQHSYIQAAKAKGYEVLLLDSPIIGHLMQKMETSKDKVSFARVDADQVDNLIKKEDTAISKLSDEEKEKLKSNLEEVIENKGYTVQLEAMDSDASPFIITEPEFMRRMKEMQQTGGGGIMGMGNMPEMYNLVVNTNHELVGEILNTKTAKKRQRLINQSIDLARLSKGLLKGEELTNFINRSYEMVK
- the xerA gene encoding site-specific tyrosine recombinase/integron integrase — its product is MTTLKSITLYHLMINDCKMIGIKFSPDSLIQSLIKGLPNVKWSKKHNMAYIPNTKGNLGIVFNTFKGHVWINYNRFLTNRPVKAGSQRSDVAWFRKRKPVPGHRQCPEEYLLKLELKRYSDSTVKTYVSFFEMFINHYRDKDLLAINESDVRKYLQHLIKRSVSRSYLNQAINAIKFYYEVVMGMPNRFYEIERPRKESKLPKVISKKEILSIIGHTNNIKHRCIIELLYGSGLRRSELVNLKLGDIDSERMLVRVENSKGGKDRQTLLSKTALLNLRTYYREWQPKHYLFEGQKGQKYSGESVLKVVKNAAKKAGIRIRVTPHVLRHSFATHLLESGVDLRRIQVLLGHGSSKTTEIYTHVATNTFENIKNPLD